The nucleotide sequence AAAGCAGGTCTGCTGGTGGAAGAGAACCCGCTAGTTCGCATGCTCCTTAACCACAGTCTTGCTGCAGCTATTATATTCAAGCTCGGGTTGCTGGCCGTGTTTGTTGTTGCTGCCTCTCTGCTTCAGGGTGAACCCATGTCTTGCAGTCTCGGGAACCGCAGTAGTACTGGTTGTCTACGGCGGTATTGTACCGTGGCATGTTGCTAACTTGGCCAGCGTGTGGCTGAACCTATTTACTGTTTCGGCAGCTGCAACTATTTGATATAGCTCGCTAGTCATATAAGCCGTATAAATATAACCTGGAAATGTTATCTGCGATCCTGGCGATATCTACCTCGTTCTCAAGGACTATGTCCCAAAAAAATGCCAGAACTAGATAGACTATTCCCTTGGCGATAATGTATTTATCAAGCGGTCTTGCAAGTCCGTGGTTTTGCGAGTAGGTTATGTCCTCGACCACCCTTTCTATATATGCGTTAACAGAGTTGCGCCATTGGTTAGCGATAGTATTCGATTGGCCTATAGCTTCCCATACGATTCGCAACATAGCCTTATTTCGGGAAGCAAACTGCAGCACATCATGAATTTGGGTGTAAACGGTGCTAAAGACTTCGTCTATGGTGGATGGCGAATAATTAATGTA is from Clostridia bacterium and encodes:
- a CDS encoding TetR/AcrR family transcriptional regulator; translated protein: MKKAAPEKGLRELKAAQTQSKILKAAKEVLLASGYKNTTIALISKKAKVGYGTVYNYFGNKENLFMQVVYSLLEELNKILYINYSPSTIDEVFSTVYTQIHDVLQFASRNKAMLRIVWEAIGQSNTIANQWRNSVNAYIERVVEDITYSQNHGLARPLDKYIIAKGIVYLVLAFFWDIVLENEVDIARIADNISRLYLYGLYD